The genomic interval GTGCATCACGCTGTCACTTATAGAGCAGCTTGTGTTGATGTTAAGGTAGCGAGCAGCCGCTAGCACCGAGCGCGCGTTCAGCTAGACTACCTCACTCATTTCAGCTTGACAACTGTAGGTGAACTATGATTTGTTTGATACACAGCTGATATATAGCCTTTGATAGCTTACATCTAAGCTGTTTTTATAGAAAAGAATGGATAACTAAATCAAAAGCCATACTTCTCTTTCCTGAGTGTAAACGCCTTTTCTCCTCCTTCCATAACAGAAGTTATTTCTTCCCTTATCTCAGCTTGGTCTATAGCACCCTCATATTTGATTCTACCTTTCGACTGATCATCTTTTTTAACGTAGTCACAGCAGACAAGTAGCTCAGCATCACCATTTACAACTAGATTGGCATTGTGACTTGCAAATACTAATTGCCGCTTCCTTTTAGCACTCCATAGATGTTCTATAACCGCACCCATTGCTCTGTTATCAATATCGTCTTCAGGTTGGTCAATTACCAATGGGGCACCTGGCTGATTCAACAGGACAGTCAATAGTGCCGTTGCCTGTTGCCCTGCTGAGGCGTCTGAAAAGCTTATATACTGTTCGAACTCAATGCTTGTGGCATATTTTAAAACCGGGTTGAAGTCGATTTCCTCAAGCGACATATCTAGCCAGCTTTGGCTACTAGACTGCCGCATAATATTCATCAACTCATTTTGGGTGAAGCCATGCTTATCCAAATTCGCCGTCACTGGTAGCTGATTTGCTCCGTTTTCGCTTGAGGTGATTTTAGCAAGTATCTCAAACTCGTTCATAATATCATTCCAGACTTCGACAGGCTTCGAAGCCGCTGCAATCATCTCAGTGATAGAATCTATCCGTGTGGTTCTTACCCCCATTTTAAGGAGAAAATTCTTGATAGACTTTGAGATAGAGGCCACATCAATACTGTTCTCCATCTCGACTTTTATCTGTCCTTTAGACAATTCTGAGAACCTGTCACACTCTTGAGCCAATAGCGTGATTTTAGATTCATGAAGCTTCCTCCAGTCATCTCGCAGATCTTCGTACCGAATATTGACGTGGGCTAGTTCACTGATAATTTGATTATTAGTCGCAATTCCCTTTTCTACTCTGTGTAATCTCTCTTCCAACTCCACTAGGTGTTTCCTCTGAATCTCTGATACGTTCAGCAATGATTTTAACTCAGCGTACTCCGTCTCTGTGTATTGATCAGCTGCGAGCCAATCTATCATTGAGTTTTCAAATGACAGATTACCGTCCCCACTCACGAGGCTCTTTGCATCATTCAGAAGCTTTTGTAGTTGGGCTGCTCGGTTACCTAAGTCTTTGTAGATCGACTGTACAACTGGTGTGGTATTGCTAAACCGAGCATAAGGAAATAAAAGCACCATGCTGAGAAGTTGGTCTATCATATCGGACAGAGCATCTTTTTGTTGATACCATGTTCCAATTAATTTACGCTCTTCATCAAATTGGTTCTTGAGCCTTATGATGTTCTCGTCGCCTTTCACAGTGGCTGAAAATGAAAGACGCATCTCCGCAATCTGCTCCTTGACAGATGCATGCTCTAGTTCATAACGTGCTAAGTTTCTTTCCGCCTCCTCTTTGCGCAGTATATCCCCATAAAGGCTTCTTATTTCCAACGAAACATCTGAAATACTAAGGCTTATATCTCTTAGCTGCTCCGATATAGGCGCTTCGATAATGCGTCGTATTTCTTCCATTCTTACGCCAACACTACTTAATTGCTTCTGGCTGTAAGCTTGAATTGGCAACAGCATTCGGACCATATCCTCGCTGCATTCTTGGAATACACCATTGCCAATTCTGATGGAAACTCGATCCGGATTGCTTGTCCTTTTGACTATGTGAGGCGTTCCATTCTTTATAAAATGAACCCTCACAGTACCTTCATTCTTTTGTAAGGTTTTCTGTATCAATCCCCTTCTACTTGACTGAATTGTATTTAATTCATCGTCCTGCTTATCTGGTGCTACTTGGTCACAGAGCCCCCATCTTAAGTATTCTAAGATAGTAGACTTACCCGTACCTCTGCCACCGATTACAGCATTGTATTGCTTATTAAAGTCTATCTCAAATTGACCCAAAAATTTCGAGTCGGATACATAAAGCTTTGTAATGCTGATATCTGGTAGCTCAGGCGTGCCTTGTGATAAACGTGACTCCTTGGCAAGACATGCTTGTCTGATAGCTTCTGTTGTAGGAGATGACCATTTTACCCAAGTTGCAGCACTACCTAAAGCACTAAAGTCACGGTGTCTGTTATCAGAGGTTTGGAAAACACCTACGCTTTTGTTACCCCACTCAATATTCTTCCCACGAACCTTTTGATTGAAGCCGTTCTTGTCAACGATTATTCCATCAACATATCCGCCAACGCATGGCATCTTAGAGTACACCAGCGCGTTTCCTCTGCGAAATATTGTGTAGTCGCCACGGGCGCTAATGTTTGGAAGTAGGATAAACTGTCCTCTTGTGAGAAGATTATCTTCCAGGGTTGAATAGATATAGTCAAAATCTATTTTCGGTGATAACCTAATAGTTGGTGATGTTTTTTCATCTGTTGTATCAGACAGATGGATACCGAAAGTATTTAGAACACCAACGATCACATTGGCCGAAATAGAAGGATTGAAGAGTAAGATTGCCTGGCATCCTGGACTTGACGTCGTTAATTCTACTCCTGGGAATAGTACAAGCCGATCTTCTTCTCTCAGATCACTACCATCAGCATTTTTTTCATTTAAGGCTGCTTTTTTTATGTAATCAAAGAAGTGGATGTCATGGTGGTCTGTAATAGCTACAGCATGAAGCTCTTTTGCTCTGCAAGCCTGTA from Hymenobacter sp. GOD-10R carries:
- a CDS encoding TrlF family AAA-like ATPase; this translates as MKSLPHVLFVVPPAVHLLDLTGPLQVFYEAAIYGQPYQLTFGFYHSVVHSAAGLGLGPLVPIAEVLLIPEDLIFLPRLAMGYLRSEAFRKEGALFFAWLREQHHRGVRLCSICTGAFLLAQAGLLGGKKCTTHWRRLAEHGASVLFILFCSARDVLFWQIIYNKYVDKGAHFYRCDFQVHTPRDIDWKGVGARTEAERHEYATEFIQACRAKELHAVAITDHHDIHFFDYIKKAALNEKNADGSDLREEDRLVLFPGVELTTSSPGCQAILLFNPSISANVIVGVLNTFGIHLSDTTDEKTSPTIRLSPKIDFDYIYSTLEDNLLTRGQFILLPNISARGDYTIFRRGNALVYSKMPCVGGYVDGIIVDKNGFNQKVRGKNIEWGNKSVGVFQTSDNRHRDFSALGSAATWVKWSSPTTEAIRQACLAKESRLSQGTPELPDISITKLYVSDSKFLGQFEIDFNKQYNAVIGGRGTGKSTILEYLRWGLCDQVAPDKQDDELNTIQSSRRGLIQKTLQKNEGTVRVHFIKNGTPHIVKRTSNPDRVSIRIGNGVFQECSEDMVRMLLPIQAYSQKQLSSVGVRMEEIRRIIEAPISEQLRDISLSISDVSLEIRSLYGDILRKEEAERNLARYELEHASVKEQIAEMRLSFSATVKGDENIIRLKNQFDEERKLIGTWYQQKDALSDMIDQLLSMVLLFPYARFSNTTPVVQSIYKDLGNRAAQLQKLLNDAKSLVSGDGNLSFENSMIDWLAADQYTETEYAELKSLLNVSEIQRKHLVELEERLHRVEKGIATNNQIISELAHVNIRYEDLRDDWRKLHESKITLLAQECDRFSELSKGQIKVEMENSIDVASISKSIKNFLLKMGVRTTRIDSITEMIAAASKPVEVWNDIMNEFEILAKITSSENGANQLPVTANLDKHGFTQNELMNIMRQSSSQSWLDMSLEEIDFNPVLKYATSIEFEQYISFSDASAGQQATALLTVLLNQPGAPLVIDQPEDDIDNRAMGAVIEHLWSAKRKRQLVFASHNANLVVNGDAELLVCCDYVKKDDQSKGRIKYEGAIDQAEIREEITSVMEGGEKAFTLRKEKYGF